A window of the Theileria parva strain Muguga chromosome 2, complete sequence, whole genome shotgun sequence genome harbors these coding sequences:
- a CDS encoding RNA polymerase Rpb4 family protein translates to MESYNFDPTKFDLDPEFKNSKCLNLCELHLILGDQLRLHHNRNDTAVQFIKTSHEYASRFAILKCRNAIVDIRTTIERDGLLHEFEMASLVNLLPKSADEAKSLIPSLCRIPDDKINKILELLESYRIQS, encoded by the exons ATGGAATCTTATAATTTTGACCCTACCAAATTTGATTTGGACcctgaatttaaaaattctaagTGTTTAAACCTTTGTGAGCTTCACTTAATTCTCGGCGATCAGCTCAGACTTCATCACAACAGGAACGATACAGCTGTACA atttattaaaacatCCCATGAATATGCTAGTCGGTTTGCTATTTTAAAGTGTCGTAACGCCATCGTCGACATCAGAAC CACGATTGAGCGTGATGGGCTTCTACACGAGTTTGAAATGGCAAGTCTGGTCAATTTACTCCCCAAATCTGCTGACGAGGCTAAATCTCTAATTCCCTCTTTATGCAGAATTCCCGATGACAAGATAAATAAAATCTTGGAACTACTAGAGAGTTACAGGATACAATCTTAA
- the pcid2 gene encoding PCI domain protein → MLQQNHCTVNTWVFDVSRCLENHNGTELALLLSLKCNKLSQDNLYGLNEENFQTLTNQSFNKFDKLISPGICQFFSDYLMLRVSIANNLMDWDDILKKSFKLLDLWLDIYLDENLTDHHWLVPVLYSLCNFTSIIGSYADKANVPVVVDGQESDDEDDKDKYMKQVLNNVRSKMGRVRGDESRHSAYIVLLGQSIKGCMQLGNMQMAAGFLKAIESTTINYSRALRGPLINFRYYLGKLHMQKEEYIESEEHLSWAFSNCLKDNVKMRRHILECLIVVRLGLGKMPPEYLLEKYNLTHYSEIVKSIVLGDVERFNNTLDNYFEDFIKEGTILCVEQLKFLAYRTLIRKSKEWWNTYVPSGKNNMLPVGVLTATAGCQVPEMTDLEMLCICGNLIKRGYMKGYISWERLTIVFSTVQPFPQISTV, encoded by the exons ATGTTGCAGCAAAATCACTGTACTGTAAATACATGGGTATTTGACGTTTCCAGATGTTTAGAAAATCACAACGGAACCGAACTTGCTTTACTTCTATCCTTAAAATGTAACAAATTGTCACAAGATAATTTATATGGGCTCAATGAA GAAAATTTTCAGACGCTCACTAACCAGTCGTTCAATAAGTTCGATAAGCTTATTTCACCTGGAATCTGCCAGTTTTTCTCAGATTATCTAATGCTGAGAGTTTCTATCGCAAATAATCTCATGGATTGGGATGATATTCTTAAAAAGTCCTTCAAATTACTAGA TCTGTGGCTTGATATATACTTGGATGAGAATCTTACAGACCACCACTGGCTTGTTCCAGTATTATATTCACTCTGTAACTTCACGAGTATTATCGGCTCATAC GCTGACAAGGCGAATGTGCCTGTTGTCGTTGATGGTCAAGAAAGTGACGATGAGGACGACAAGGATAAATATATGAAGCAAGtcttaaataatgttagaAGTAAAATGGGTAGAGTTAGAGGAGATGAATCTCGGCATTCTG CATATATCGTATTACTTGGCCAATCTATAAAGGGGTGTATGCAG CTTGGAAATATGCAAATGGCTGCTGGATTTTTAAAAGCCATTGAATCGAC AACTATTAATTACTCAAGGGCTCTCAGGGGGCCACTTATTAACTTTCGGTACTATCTGGGTAAACTACATATGCAAAAGGAAGAATACATTGAA TCTGAGGAACACCTGTCATGGGCTTTTTCAAATTGCCTTAAAGATAACGTTAAGATGAGAAG GCACATTCTCGAGTGCTTGATTGTTGTTAGGCTGGGGCTTGGCAAGATGCCTCCAGAATATCTGCTCGAAAAATACAA TCTTACCCACTACTCTGAGATTGTTAAGTCGATTGTTCTCGGAGATGTGGAACGTTTCAACAATACACTC GACAATTACTTTGAAGATTTCATAAAGGAAGGAACAATTTTGTGTGTAGAACAGCTCAAATTCTTGGCATATAGAACCCTGATTAGGAAATC GAAAGAATGGTGGAACACGTATGTTCCTTCAGGGAAGAATAACATGCTTCCTGTTGGAGTTCTAACGGCAACTGCAGGTTGTCAGGTTCCCGAGATGACCGACCTCGAG ATGCTATGCATTTGTGgaaatttgattaaaagGGGCTATATGAAAGGATATATTTCATGGGAGAGACTCACGATCGTCTTTAGTACAGTTCAGCCTTTTCCGCAAATTAGTACAGTCTAA
- the PAM18 gene encoding chaperone protein DnaJ codes for MSWPIIAVAVGGSVLAVRYLYRRYPTFFKFGSTNLSNKLSSDDPSFNMGSRLSKANLSGFGHKMSFTEACNILNISSTSTKEKIRESHKQLMMRNHPDNGGSTYLASKVNEAKDFLIK; via the exons ATGTCATGGCCGATTATAGCTGTTGCAGTGGGAGGAAGTGTTTTGGCTGTTAGATATTTATACAGGAGATATCCCACTTTCTTCAAATTTGGTTCTACCAATCTATCCAACAAATTGTCGAGTGATGATCCCTCCTTTAACATGGGTTCTAGACTCTCCAAAGCTAATTTGAGTGGCTTTGGTCACAAAATGTCATTTACAGAAGCTTGTaacatattaaatatatc tTCAACATCTACAAAGGAAAAAATCCGAGAGTCTCACAAGCAGCTTATGATGAGGAACCATCCAGACAACGGAG GTTCAACGTATCTAGCTTCAAAAGTTAATGAAGCGAAAGACTTTTTAATTAAGTGA